A region of Drosophila mauritiana strain mau12 chromosome 3L, ASM438214v1, whole genome shotgun sequence DNA encodes the following proteins:
- the LOC117141239 gene encoding uncharacterized protein LOC117141239: MFIWNYLTLLCLGFALIDAKSIKKSQANLLEPTLDPDEKLGKIGKSPPDISNEVQRVQVPLGASPGKDDWQGKWFPHAPGQQQKAIESKMKSTEQVPLLDSTTKDGWQGKWFPQAPGEPHVVKKKPLVEKETKSAESTTQDTWKGKWFPQGPNEPHKTKQGSCDDGKSNLAVDFDPNDIRDSLNFLCISSNRSLYQPDLSREAILTEHFLPSAYLPPAKCLNESISYSHLPATNGPYRPMPAEYGTYSYLPPQRYVRNLAEGAIVMLYHPCAFPGQVKQLQDIVGGCLYRHLVSPSLALSPERPLALLAWSRSLEMSVVDRQLAADFIQKHAKQGPLAPEELSRLIANRQTYKEGLLVEAHLVTTADDYGLCGYLEEEM, from the exons atgtttatttggAATTATTTGACCCTCCTGTGCCTTGGGTTCGCCCTCATCGATGCGAAATCCATCAAGAAGTCTCAGGCCAATCTGCTGGAGCCAACTCTTGATCCTGATGAGAAGCTAGGGAAGATTGGGAAGTCCCCACCCGACATTTCCAATGAAGTGCAACGTGTGCAGGTTCCATTAGGTGCGTCGCCCGGCAAGGATGACTGGCAGGGCAAGTGGTTTCCCCATGCCCCGGGACAACAGCAAAAAGCGATTGAATCCAAAATGAAGAGCACTGAGCAAGTTCCTCTGCTGGATTCCACAACCAAGGATGGCTGGCAGGGCAAGTGGTTTCCACAAGCTCCCGGAGAGCCGCACGTGGTGAAGAAAAAACCGCTGGTCGAGAAGGAAACCAAGTCGGCGGAGTCCACCACACAGGATACTTGGAAGGGAAAATGGTTTCCGCAGGGTCCCAACGAACCGCACAAGACTAAACAAGGCAGCTGTGATGATGGCAAG AGCAACCTTGCCGTGGACTTCGATCCAAATGACATCCGTGACAGCCTGAATTTCCTTTGCATCAGCAGTAATCGCAGCTTGTATCAGCCAGATTTGTCCAGAGAAGCCATTCTTACGGAGCACTTTCTGCCCAGCGCCTATCTGCCGCCTGCCAAGTGCCTTAATGAGTCCATCAGCTACTCCCATCTGCCTGCCACCAA TGGCCCCTATCGCCCGATGCCCGCTGAATATGGCACCTACTCCTACTTGCCACCACAGCGATACGTGCGTAATCTGGCGGAAGGTGCCATCGTGATGCTCTACCATCCCTGCGCATTTCCCGGCCAAGTGAAGCAGCTGCAGGACATCGTGGGTGGCTGTCTGTATCGCCATCTGGTGTCACCCTCGCTGGCTCTGAGTCCGGAGCGACCGCTGGCCCTGCTCGCCTGGAGTCGCAGCCTGGAGATGTCCGTCGTGGATCGACAACTGGCGGCGGATTTTATCCAGAAACACGCCAAGCAAGGACCACTTGCCCCGGAGGAATTGTCGCGTTTGATTGCCAACAGACAGACCTACAAGGAGGGCCTTCTCGTGGAAGCGCACTTGGTCACAACGGCAGACGACTACGGGCTGTGCGGCTACCTGGAGGAGGAGATGTAG